One genomic window of Muntiacus reevesi chromosome 4, mMunRee1.1, whole genome shotgun sequence includes the following:
- the LUM gene encoding lumican: MNLGVFPLLLALIGSASSTYLDYYEYYDFPQSIYGRSSPNCAPECNCPESYPTAMYCDELKLKSVPMVPPGIKYLYLRNNQIDHIDDKAFENVTDLQWLILDHNLLENSKIKGRVFSKLKQLKKLHINYNNLTESVGPLPKSLVDLQLTHNKISKLGSFDGLVNLTFIHLQHNQLKEDAVSAALKGLKSLEYLDLSFNQMTKLPSSLPVSLLTLYLDNNKISNIPDEYFKRFSALQYLRLSHNELADSGVPGNSFNVSSLLELDLSYNKLKSIPTVNENLENYYLEVNELEKFDVKSFCKILGPLSYSKIKHLRLDGNRITQTSLPPDMYECLRVANEITVN, encoded by the exons ATGAATCTAGGTGTGTTTCCTCTCCTCTTGGCATTAATTGGCAGTGCCAGCAGCACCTATCTTGATTACTATGAGTATTACGATTTCCCCCAATCAATATACGGGAGGTCATCACCAAACTGTGCCCCAGAATGTAACTGCCCTGAAAGCTATCCAACAGCCATGTACTGCGATGAGCTGAAACTGAAGAGTGTGCCCATGGTACCTCCTGGAATCAAGTACCTTTACCTTAGGAATAACCAGATTGACCATATTGATGACAAGGCCTTTGAAAACGTAACTGACCTGCAGTGGCTCATTCTCGACCACAACCTTCTAGAAAATTCCAAGATCAAAGGAAGAGTTTTCTCtaaactgaagcaactgaagaaGCTGCACATAAATTACAACAATCTGACAGAATCTGTGGGCCCACTTCCCAAATCTCTGGTGGACCTGCAGCTCACTCACAACAAAATCTCTAAGCTTGGCTCCTTTGATGGACTGGTTAACCTGACCTTTATCCACCTTCAGCACAATCAGCTGAAAGAGGATGCCGTTTCAGCTGCTTTGAAAGGTCTGAAGTCACTCGAATACCTTGACTTGAGCTTCAATCAGATGACCAAACTACCTTCTAGTCTCCCAGTATCTCTTCTAACTCTCTACTTAGACAACAACAAGATTAGCAACATCCCTGATGAGTATTTCAAGCGTTTCAGTGCATTGCAGTATCTGCGTTTGTCTCATAATGAACTGGCTGATAGTGGAGTACCTGGAAATTCTTTTAATGTATCATCTTTGTTGGAGCTGGATCTCTCCTATAATAAGCTGAAAAGCATACCGACGGTCAATGAAAACCTTGAAAACTATTACCTGGAGGTCAATGAACTTGAAA agtttgatGTAAAGAGCTTCTGTAAGATCCTGGGACCCCTATCCTACTCCAAGATCAAACATTTGCGTTTGGATGGCAATCGCATCACCCAAACTAGTCTGCCGCCTGATATGTATGAATGTCTACGTGTCGCGAATGAGATCACTGTTAATTAA